The Anaerolineales bacterium region CGCCTTCGTTCCAGCGATAGCCGAACATCAAATAGGCGCGAACGGTGTCCGCTCCGTACAGGCGCACCTGCTCATCCGGGTCGATGACATTGCCGCGCGATTTGCTCATGCGCTGGCCGTCCGGCCCCAGGATCTGGCCCTGGTTGCGCAGCTGCTGCATGGGCTCATGGCCTTCAGTGATCCCGATGTCACGCAGCGCCTTATGAAAGAAGCGCACATACAGCAAGTGCATCACGGCATGCTCAGCGCCGCCGGTGTAGGTATCTACCGGCATCCAGTAGTCGTACTCGGCCGGGTCAAAAGGCGCCTTGTCGTAGTGCGGGCTCAGGTAGCGCAGGAAATACCACGACGAGCACATGAAGGTGTCCATCGTGTCGGTGTCGCGTTCGGCGGGTTTGCCGCAGTGCGGGCAGGTGGTGTACTTCCAGGTGGGGTGCAGTTTCAGCGGGCTTTCGCCGGTGGGCGTCCACTCCACATCATCGGGCAGCAGCACGGGCAGCTGGTCATCCGGCACGGGCTGAGCGCCGCAATCTTTGCAATACACGATTGGGATCGGCGCGCCCCAGTAGCGCTGGCGCGAGATCAACCAATCACGGATGCGGTAGCCCACCGTGGCCGTGCCCACTTGCTTCTGTTGCAGGAAAGCGATGGTGTCGGCAATGGCTTGGTCCGCCCGCGTGCCGGTCAGCGGGCCGCTGTTGACCATCATGCCTTCGCCAGTGGCGGCTTCGGTCATTGTTGCGCCGTCTAGCGCTTCGCCTTCGGGTTGGATGACCGACGGTTGAATAACCGGACGTATCTCCAGGCCATACTTGCGCGCAAAGGTGAAGTCGCGCTCATCGTGAGCCGGCACGGCCATGATGGCGCCGGTGCCATAGGTCATCAACACATAGTCAGCAGTCCAGATCGGCACGCGCTCCCCGCTGACCGGGTTGATGGCGTAACCACCGGTGAACACGCCGGTCTTTTCTTTCTCGGTCGATTCACGTTCAATGTCGGTCTGGCGCGTGGCTTCGGCCACATAGGCTTCCACCTCGGCCTTCTTGTCCGGCGTGGTCACCTTAGCCACCAGCGGGTGTTCGGGGGCCAGCACCATAAACGTTGCGCCCCACAGCGTATCCGGCCGGGTGGTGAAGATGGAGAACTCATCGCCCGTCTCGGTCTTGAAGACCACGTTAGCGCCCTCGGAACGACCGATCCAGTTGGTTTGCAGGGTCTGGATCTGCCCCGGCCAGTCAATGCCGACAAAGTTCAGCAGCTCATCTGCATAGTTGGTGATGCGGAAGAACCACTGCTCCAAGTTCTTTTTGATTACCGGCGTTCCGCAGCGCTCACATACGCGCTTCTCGCCCACCACCTGCTCGCGCGCCAGGGTCGTGTTGTCCTTGGGGCACCAGTCCACCGCGGCCATCTTGCGGTAGGCCAGGCCGTTCTTATACAGCTGCAGGAAGAACCACTGCGTCCATTTGTAATATTCCGGGTCAGAGGAAACGGCTTCACGCCGCCAATCGAACATGGCGCCCATGCTGCGCAGTTGCTTGCGCATATTCTCGATGTTGGCGTAAGTCCATTTCTTGGGATGGATATTGCGCTGGATGGCGGCGTTCTCGGCCGGCAGGCCGAAGGCGTCGAAGCCCATGGGGAACATGACGTTGTAGCCGCGCATGCGCATGAAGCGCGCCCGCGCGTCCGAAGGGGTCATGGCATACCAGTGGCCGATGTGCAAATTACCCGATGGGTACGGCAGCATGGTGAGCGCGTAGTGCTTGGGGCGCTTAGGGTCAATGTCGGCATGGTAGATGCCGTCTGCCTCCCATTTTTGCTGCCACTTGGCCTCGATCTCGGCCGGGTTGTACTTCTCTGCCATTCGATCTCCTCGTTCGCGCAGTGCTTAAACAAAAAACTCTCACCCATGTGACCTTCAGGTCACGGGGTGAGAGTAACTCCCACGGTACCACCCGCATTGCCCGCACACAATGGGTGCAGACCGCTCATCACGCTGTATTGGGCGCACCCGCTGCCGTGCCGTCTGGCTTACAGGCGAGTTCAGTTGCTTTTGCGCATGCCGGGCTTGCACCACTGCACCCGGCTCTCTGTGAGCGTAAAGCCAACCTACTACTCCTGCTCGGCGTGACCGGTTTCACCGGCCACTCTTCACTTGACTTACTAGTGGACCCAGAGGGATTCGAACCCTCGACCTCCTCAATGCCATTGAGGCGCGCTCCCAGCTGCGCCATGGGCCCGTACGCACGACTGCGTCGTGCTTTCGGCGTGCCCTACTCGGCTTCGCCGAGTAACGGAACGCCACGTCTGTGTAAATGTGCCGTGCCTAACGATCGCACAGTGGACCTGGAGGGATTCGAACCCTCGACCTCATCAGTGCGATTGATGCGCGCTCCCAACTGCGCTACAGGCCCTAGTACAGAGGCAGGATTGTACTTTGCCGCAGGGGCGCTGTCAAGAATTGATTGCAGCCAAAGGGTTATAATTGGATTTTACTCATCCCCAATCCTCCCGAAAGACCAAAACCTATGACCGCAACTGCATCCGCCCCGGCTCCTGGGCAACCGCAAAGCATGCGCACCTTCTACACCATCTGGCTTGGCCAACTGGTCTCGCTGCTCGGCTCCGGCCTCACCGGCTTCGCCTTGGGCGTATATGTCTACCAGGAGACCACCTCCATCACCGCCTTCGCCATGAGCATCCTGGCCTTCACCCTGCCCGGCGTGCTGTTCTCGCCGGTGGCCGGCGCCTTGGTGGACCGCTTCCCGCGCCGCTGGATGATGATTCTCAGCGATACCGGCGCCGGGCTGACCACCCTGGCCATCCTAACCCTCATCCTGACCGACAACCTGCAGATCTGGCACATTTATGCCGCCAATTTTGTAGCCTCGCTGTTCAACACCTTCCAGTGGCCGGCCTACTCCGCCGCCACCACCATGCTGGTGCCGCAGGCCCAGCTGGGCCGCGCCAGCGGCATGGTGCAAATGGCGGATGCCATTGCCCAACTGGCCGCACCCGCCATCGCCGGCGCCCTGTTCGTCACCTGGGGCATGCCCAACATCATCATGATCGATATCATCACCTTCCTGTTCGCGGTTGGCACCCTGCTCTACGTCCGCATCCCTGAGCCTGTACGCACCGCTGAAGAATCGGCCAACAAGCCATCCATCATGGCCAGCATCCGCGCCGGCTTCACCTATATTCGCAACCGGCCCGGCCTGTTCCGTCTGCTGATGTACTTTGCCGGGATCAATCTCTTCTTCTCCATGCTCCAGCCCTTATGGACACCGCTACTGCTTGATCTGGGTACACCGGCCCAGGCTGGCATCGTCGGCTCGATTGTGGGCGGCGGCATGCTGGTGGGCACTTTTGTGATGAGCGCATGGGGCGGCCCCAAACGCCGCGTGTATGGCGTCATTGGTTCGGGCATCTGGATGGGCGCTATGCTGCTGCTGCTGTTGCTACAAGCCAGCGTGACCCTGATCGCAGTGGCAGGCTTTCTCTCCATGCTGGTGCTGCCTATCATGAACGGCAGCAGCCAGGCGCTGTGGCAAAGCAAAACCGAGCCTGATCTGCAGGGCCGCGTGTTCTCTGTGCGGCGCATGCTGGCCCAGTTCACCGCGCCCATCGCCATCCTGCTCTCCGGCCCGTTGGTGGACCGCGTGTTCGGCCCGGCCCTGCTGCCCGGCGGCGCGCTGGCCGATACGCTCATCGGTGAACTGGTCGGCGTTGGCCCCGGTCGCGGCATGGCCCTGTTCTTTGCCGTCATCGGCCTGCTGGTGCTGGCAATCTCCATCCTCGCCCTGAGCAGCCCGCGCCTGCGCAACGTGCAAGACGAGATCCCTGATGTGATCATCAAGAGCCAGAGCGAAGAAGAAACGCTAAAAGAAGCGCTAGGAACGAGCTAGTTTTAAAAAAAAGCCCCGCATGTGCGGGGCTTTTTATTGCTACAGGTAGTTTGCCAGCAGCATGGCAATGCCGGCGATGACCATCGCGCCAAGGATTTGGCGCGGCAGCAATTTGAGGTGAACCTGGGCGTGGAAGCCATAATCTTTATAGCCCGCCAACCCCTCAGTACCAGGGAACACCGCCCACTTCGGCGTAAGCGTATTGAGAATGAACCAGTCAATGAAGATCAGGTCAAACGTGGTGATAATGAGCTGGATCAGCAGCGCGTGGAAAAACAATGTGCCGAAACCGGCGCCGCTTTGCTGCGCAAACGTGTAGGTGGA contains the following coding sequences:
- a CDS encoding MFS transporter; translated protein: MTATASAPAPGQPQSMRTFYTIWLGQLVSLLGSGLTGFALGVYVYQETTSITAFAMSILAFTLPGVLFSPVAGALVDRFPRRWMMILSDTGAGLTTLAILTLILTDNLQIWHIYAANFVASLFNTFQWPAYSAATTMLVPQAQLGRASGMVQMADAIAQLAAPAIAGALFVTWGMPNIIMIDIITFLFAVGTLLYVRIPEPVRTAEESANKPSIMASIRAGFTYIRNRPGLFRLLMYFAGINLFFSMLQPLWTPLLLDLGTPAQAGIVGSIVGGGMLVGTFVMSAWGGPKRRVYGVIGSGIWMGAMLLLLLLQASVTLIAVAGFLSMLVLPIMNGSSQALWQSKTEPDLQGRVFSVRRMLAQFTAPIAILLSGPLVDRVFGPALLPGGALADTLIGELVGVGPGRGMALFFAVIGLLVLAISILALSSPRLRNVQDEIPDVIIKSQSEEETLKEALGTS
- the leuS gene encoding leucine--tRNA ligase — translated: MAEKYNPAEIEAKWQQKWEADGIYHADIDPKRPKHYALTMLPYPSGNLHIGHWYAMTPSDARARFMRMRGYNVMFPMGFDAFGLPAENAAIQRNIHPKKWTYANIENMRKQLRSMGAMFDWRREAVSSDPEYYKWTQWFFLQLYKNGLAYRKMAAVDWCPKDNTTLAREQVVGEKRVCERCGTPVIKKNLEQWFFRITNYADELLNFVGIDWPGQIQTLQTNWIGRSEGANVVFKTETGDEFSIFTTRPDTLWGATFMVLAPEHPLVAKVTTPDKKAEVEAYVAEATRQTDIERESTEKEKTGVFTGGYAINPVSGERVPIWTADYVLMTYGTGAIMAVPAHDERDFTFARKYGLEIRPVIQPSVIQPEGEALDGATMTEAATGEGMMVNSGPLTGTRADQAIADTIAFLQQKQVGTATVGYRIRDWLISRQRYWGAPIPIVYCKDCGAQPVPDDQLPVLLPDDVEWTPTGESPLKLHPTWKYTTCPHCGKPAERDTDTMDTFMCSSWYFLRYLSPHYDKAPFDPAEYDYWMPVDTYTGGAEHAVMHLLYVRFFHKALRDIGITEGHEPMQQLRNQGQILGPDGQRMSKSRGNVIDPDEQVRLYGADTVRAYLMFGYRWNEGGAWSDENIQGVVRWMHKVWTLYTAKDEGGGKPDAAAAKSLRRKVHQTIQKVARDLETFEFNTIISAYMELANTMTELRAKTEGSPEWAEAKDVYLRLMAPVTPHVAEELWVHEGKPYSVHQQPWPVADEAAAREDEITLVVQVNGKLRDRITVPAGISEDHAKARALASEAVAKALGGKTPRQVIVVKGKLVNIVM